Proteins encoded by one window of Winogradskyella sp. PG-2:
- the holA gene encoding DNA polymerase III subunit delta: protein MDDVKQLVSAIKKGDIKPIYFLMGEEAYYIDKISDFIEDNVLEEAEKGFNQMVLYGRDVSIDDIVSNAKRYPMMAERQVVIVKEAQDLSRTIEKLAKYAENPQPSTVLVVNYKYKKIDKRKALYKAINKVGVVYESKKLYENQVADWIRRVLSGQSYNISPKASQMLVEFLGTDLGKIDNELNKLKIVLPKGTQITPEHIEENIGISKDYNNFELRKAVGERNVIKAHKIAKYFADNPKDNPMVVTVSLLFNFFSQLLHLHGMSDKNPRSVASALRVNPYFVNEYLTAARNYPMKKVSSVISLLREFDVKSKGVGSNAVAQGDLLKELLVRILG from the coding sequence TTGGACGACGTAAAACAATTAGTTTCTGCAATAAAGAAAGGCGATATTAAACCTATCTATTTTTTAATGGGTGAGGAGGCTTATTATATTGATAAGATTTCGGATTTTATTGAGGACAATGTTTTAGAAGAAGCTGAAAAGGGATTTAACCAAATGGTATTATACGGCCGCGATGTATCAATTGATGATATTGTAAGCAATGCTAAGCGTTATCCAATGATGGCAGAACGCCAAGTTGTTATAGTAAAAGAAGCACAAGATTTAAGCAGAACAATTGAAAAGTTAGCTAAATATGCTGAAAATCCACAACCATCGACTGTTCTGGTGGTTAATTACAAATACAAAAAAATAGATAAGCGTAAAGCTTTGTATAAAGCAATTAATAAAGTTGGTGTTGTATATGAAAGTAAGAAGCTTTATGAAAACCAAGTTGCTGATTGGATAAGACGTGTACTTTCTGGTCAGAGTTATAATATTTCACCTAAAGCATCTCAAATGTTGGTTGAATTTTTAGGAACTGATTTAGGGAAAATAGATAATGAACTCAATAAATTAAAAATCGTTTTACCAAAAGGCACTCAGATTACACCAGAACATATTGAAGAAAATATAGGTATTAGTAAAGACTATAATAATTTTGAGTTACGTAAAGCTGTTGGTGAACGGAATGTCATAAAAGCACATAAAATTGCGAAGTATTTTGCTGATAATCCAAAGGATAATCCAATGGTGGTCACGGTGTCATTATTGTTCAATTTCTTTTCTCAATTATTGCATCTTCATGGGATGTCTGACAAGAATCCACGAAGTGTAGCTTCAGCACTAAGGGTTAACCCTTATTTTGTGAATGAATACCTAACTGCTGCGCGAAATTATCCTATGAAGAAAGTAAGTTCAGTGATTAGTTTATTACGCGAATTTGATGTAAAAAGTAAAGGAGTAGGATCTAACGCTGTGGCTCAAGGTGACTTGCTTAAAGAATTGTTAGTAAGGATTTTAGGCTAA
- a CDS encoding type I restriction enzyme HsdR N-terminal domain-containing protein yields the protein MQELNFPKFEYRFKSTENKVSIFDVIRKKFIILQPEEWVRQHCINYLINDKKFPKSLINVEKELTINGLKKRYDIVVFNPDGSIQLIVECKSHKVKINQTTFDQIARYNLVLNASYLMVTNGLNHYYCEMDMLAKRYTFLKDIPNYTLE from the coding sequence GTGCAAGAACTCAACTTTCCTAAGTTTGAATACCGATTCAAAAGTACAGAAAATAAAGTTTCTATTTTTGATGTCATTCGGAAAAAATTCATCATTCTTCAACCTGAAGAATGGGTGCGTCAACACTGTATAAACTATTTAATTAATGACAAGAAATTTCCTAAGTCTTTAATCAACGTTGAAAAAGAATTAACTATTAATGGTCTGAAGAAACGTTATGATATTGTTGTTTTTAATCCTGATGGCAGTATTCAGCTCATCGTAGAGTGTAAATCACATAAAGTTAAAATCAACCAAACGACTTTCGATCAAATAGCACGTTACAATTTAGTCTTAAATGCTTCATATTTAATGGTTACTAATGGTTTAAATCATTATTATTGTGAAATGGATATGCTAGCAAAACGTTATACGTTTTTAAAAGACATTCCTAATTACACTTTAGAATAG
- a CDS encoding glycosyltransferase family 2 protein — MHKTKDIAVVILNWNGQKLLQQFLPSVIKYSDDANIYVADNASTDDSVTFISEHFPTVKIIQNTENGGYAKGYNDALKTVEEPLLCLLNSDIEVTAHWLRPVLDTFNSDVDTAIIQPKILDYKNKSLFEYAGAAGGYIDKYGYPYCRGRIFNTIEEDKAQYNDTEVIFWVSGACFFIRNSVFKNLNGFDESYFAHMEEIDLCWRAFNTNLKAKYVGLSTVFHVGGATLSNTNPKKTYLNFRNSLFTLVKNTDSNVFIRTITRMSLDGIAGIRFLLQLKPQYFFAIIKAHGSFYINLGRILKQRRLLPKQSNYFESKSIVWSYFIKKRTKF, encoded by the coding sequence ATGCATAAAACAAAGGATATAGCAGTTGTGATTTTAAACTGGAATGGGCAAAAATTGCTTCAACAGTTTTTACCTTCTGTAATTAAATATTCTGATGATGCAAATATCTATGTTGCAGATAACGCATCAACTGATGACTCTGTTACTTTTATTTCCGAGCATTTTCCGACAGTAAAAATTATTCAAAATACTGAAAACGGTGGTTATGCAAAAGGATATAATGATGCACTTAAAACTGTTGAAGAACCTCTGCTCTGCTTATTGAATAGCGATATTGAAGTAACCGCACATTGGTTACGACCAGTTTTAGACACATTCAATTCTGATGTTGACACTGCTATTATTCAGCCTAAAATTCTCGATTACAAAAACAAATCTCTTTTTGAATATGCTGGCGCAGCTGGTGGATATATAGACAAGTATGGCTATCCATATTGTCGTGGACGCATTTTTAATACCATTGAGGAAGATAAAGCACAATACAATGATACTGAAGTAATTTTTTGGGTTTCTGGTGCTTGTTTTTTTATTAGAAACTCAGTTTTTAAGAATCTCAATGGTTTTGATGAATCTTACTTTGCACACATGGAAGAAATTGATTTGTGTTGGCGTGCGTTTAATACTAATCTCAAAGCAAAATATGTTGGTTTATCTACCGTGTTTCATGTTGGTGGTGCAACATTAAGTAATACCAATCCAAAGAAAACGTATTTAAATTTTAGGAATAGTCTTTTTACATTAGTAAAAAACACAGACTCAAATGTCTTTATTAGAACTATAACCCGAATGTCATTAGATGGTATTGCTGGAATTAGATTTTTATTACAATTAAAACCACAATATTTTTTCGCTATTATAAAAGCACATGGCTCATTTTACATAAATTTAGGTAGAATTTTAAAACAGCGTAGACTATTACCAAAACAATCCAACTACTTTGAATCTAAATCTATTGTTTGGTCCTACTTCATTAAAAAACGAACAAAATTTTAA
- a CDS encoding flagellar motor protein MotB, producing the protein MKKLMLLSVCGMFLLSSCVAKKEHVALQEKYEKSQDLLNTATVKLNACLSDAAAANARVETMKDQLADLRKSNQDLIDTKGNLTTLTKKGAENLEKSLESLKEKDLKISRLQDALTKKDSVTLAVVTSLKKAVGISDPDIEVNVEKGVVFISIADKLLFKSGSYDVTDRANEILGKVAQVINSKPDFEAMVESHTDNKSYSKPPLLDNWDLSVKRATSVVRVLESLDVNPQQLIAAGRSSYVPLVENDTAENRAKNRRTRIVVLPKIDQFYEMIEEEMKNLSAEN; encoded by the coding sequence ATGAAGAAACTAATGTTATTGAGTGTATGTGGAATGTTCTTGTTATCATCTTGTGTAGCAAAGAAAGAACATGTTGCACTTCAAGAAAAATATGAAAAATCTCAGGATTTACTAAACACAGCAACAGTAAAATTAAATGCATGTCTTTCTGATGCAGCAGCAGCAAATGCAAGAGTCGAAACGATGAAAGATCAATTAGCTGATTTACGTAAATCTAATCAAGACTTAATTGATACTAAAGGTAACTTAACGACATTGACTAAAAAGGGTGCAGAAAATCTTGAAAAATCGTTAGAAAGCTTAAAAGAGAAAGATTTAAAAATATCACGTCTACAAGATGCCCTGACTAAAAAAGATAGTGTGACTCTAGCTGTTGTGACTAGTCTTAAAAAAGCAGTTGGTATAAGCGATCCAGACATAGAGGTTAATGTAGAGAAAGGTGTTGTATTTATTTCTATTGCTGACAAATTACTATTTAAAAGCGGTAGTTATGACGTAACTGATAGAGCAAATGAAATTCTTGGCAAAGTTGCACAAGTTATTAATAGCAAACCTGATTTTGAAGCTATGGTAGAATCACATACAGATAACAAATCATATAGCAAACCACCTTTATTAGATAATTGGGATTTAAGCGTAAAACGTGCAACTTCTGTTGTAAGAGTTTTAGAAAGTTTAGATGTAAATCCACAACAATTAATTGCTGCAGGAAGAAGTTCTTATGTACCATTAGTTGAAAATGATACAGCAGAAAATAGAGCTAAAAATAGACGTACACGTATTGTTGTATTACCAAAGATTGATCAGTTCTACGAAATGATTGAAGAAGAAATGAAAAATTTATCTGCTGAAAATTAA
- a CDS encoding VWA domain-containing protein has product MKNLGLILLFVLTALKISAQEKTISGTVTADFDAIPIQGVNVIVKGTTRGTQTNMDGKYIIKAKPEDVLVFSYIGYKSVSKKVKNALEINVALLVDDNTLEEVVVVGYGTTTKKAYAGTASVVRSEQIKSKRFTNVSQSLAGKAAGVTVINTSGQPGTKSTVRIRGYGSVNGNRQPLYVIDGVPYNGDLSKINPNEIKSTTVLKDSAATSIYGSRGVNGVILIKTHNGNHKIDNNDEYAKIVENPFKRASQTPLSTFSIDVDKASYSNVRRMINNGERVRPDAVKVEEMVNYFNYNYPQPKDEHPFSINSEVVTTPWHDKTQLVRIGLQGKTYKNEELPASNLTFLIDVSGSMSSYNKLDLLKPAFKLLVKQLRAKDKVSIVVYAGAAGVVLEPTSGDHKEKILDALNNLQAGGSTAGGAGIELAYKLAEKHFKKNGNNRVILATDGDFNVGASSDSEMQTLIEEKRKSGVFLSVLGFGYGNYKDSKLETLADKGNGNHAYIDNMQEAQKVFGKEFGGTLFTIAKDVKIQVEFNPKKVQAFRLIGYENRLLADEDFVDDTKDAGELGSGHTVTALYEVIPTGLESDYLKKIPNLKYTKSEVNLNYDDELFTVKFRYKKPDGTKSIEMVHIQSTDISEASKSMNFVSAVALFSMQLRQSKYFNKASVSKVIELAEHGRSEDKEGYRAEFIRLVKSYDNLN; this is encoded by the coding sequence ATGAAAAATTTAGGACTCATTTTATTATTTGTGCTGACAGCTCTAAAGATTAGTGCACAAGAAAAAACCATTTCAGGAACTGTAACAGCAGACTTTGACGCCATACCTATACAAGGTGTAAATGTTATTGTTAAAGGTACAACTAGAGGTACTCAAACTAATATGGATGGTAAATATATTATTAAAGCAAAACCAGAAGATGTACTTGTATTTAGCTATATAGGTTATAAATCTGTAAGCAAAAAAGTTAAAAACGCTCTAGAAATAAATGTCGCATTATTAGTAGATGATAATACTTTAGAAGAAGTTGTAGTTGTTGGTTATGGCACTACGACTAAAAAGGCTTATGCAGGCACAGCAAGTGTAGTAAGATCAGAGCAAATTAAAAGTAAACGCTTTACCAATGTATCTCAATCTCTAGCGGGTAAAGCTGCAGGAGTTACAGTTATTAATACTTCTGGTCAGCCAGGAACTAAGTCTACAGTAAGAATTAGAGGTTATGGTTCAGTAAATGGTAATAGACAACCGTTATATGTTATCGATGGAGTTCCATACAATGGTGACCTAAGTAAGATTAATCCAAATGAAATTAAGAGCACAACGGTTTTAAAAGATAGTGCTGCAACGTCAATTTATGGTTCTCGTGGAGTAAATGGTGTTATTTTAATTAAAACTCATAATGGTAATCATAAAATTGATAATAATGATGAGTATGCAAAAATTGTAGAGAATCCATTTAAACGTGCTAGTCAAACACCATTATCAACCTTTTCAATTGATGTAGATAAAGCATCTTATAGTAATGTTAGACGAATGATTAATAATGGTGAGCGTGTAAGACCAGATGCAGTTAAGGTTGAAGAAATGGTTAACTATTTTAATTATAATTATCCACAACCAAAAGATGAACATCCTTTTTCTATTAATTCAGAAGTGGTTACAACTCCTTGGCATGATAAAACGCAGTTAGTTAGAATTGGACTTCAAGGTAAAACGTATAAAAATGAAGAATTACCAGCATCTAACTTAACTTTTCTAATAGATGTTTCAGGTTCTATGAGTTCTTATAATAAACTAGACTTATTAAAGCCAGCTTTTAAATTACTCGTTAAGCAACTAAGAGCAAAAGATAAAGTATCTATTGTTGTATATGCAGGAGCTGCTGGAGTGGTTTTAGAACCAACCTCTGGTGATCATAAAGAAAAGATTTTGGATGCGTTAAATAATCTACAAGCTGGAGGTTCTACAGCAGGTGGTGCAGGAATTGAATTAGCATATAAACTTGCAGAAAAGCATTTTAAGAAAAATGGAAATAACAGAGTAATATTAGCTACTGATGGAGATTTTAATGTTGGTGCATCTAGTGATAGTGAAATGCAAACTTTAATTGAAGAGAAGCGCAAGTCTGGAGTATTCTTATCCGTTTTAGGCTTCGGGTATGGAAACTATAAAGATTCAAAATTAGAAACCTTAGCAGATAAAGGAAATGGTAATCATGCTTACATTGATAACATGCAAGAAGCTCAGAAAGTCTTTGGAAAAGAATTTGGCGGCACACTTTTTACTATTGCTAAAGATGTTAAGATTCAGGTAGAGTTTAATCCAAAGAAAGTACAAGCCTTTCGTTTAATTGGTTATGAAAACAGATTATTAGCTGACGAAGATTTTGTAGATGACACAAAGGATGCAGGCGAATTAGGAAGCGGACATACAGTTACGGCTTTATATGAAGTTATTCCGACTGGTTTAGAAAGTGATTACCTAAAGAAAATCCCCAATTTAAAATACACTAAATCTGAAGTTAACTTAAATTATGATGATGAATTATTTACTGTGAAATTTAGATATAAGAAACCAGACGGAACTAAAAGTATAGAAATGGTTCATATTCAAAGCACTGACATTTCTGAAGCATCAAAGAGTATGAATTTTGTATCAGCAGTAGCATTATTCAGTATGCAACTTAGACAATCTAAATATTTTAATAAAGCTTCTGTATCTAAAGTCATTGAATTAGCAGAACATGGTAGAAGCGAAGATAAGGAAGGTTATAGAGCCGAGTTTATTAGACTTGTGAAGTCTTATGATAATTTAAATTAG
- a CDS encoding AMP-binding protein: protein MTPKFNKVHNRFKFNGLHFNHEELKEVAYSLIKEGEQYEKVTGNFLIDWLNEKNYLHMNSSGSTGQPKRIKLSKQAMVNSAIATGDFFGLKPGYKALHCLPSHYIAGKMMFVRALVLGLEIDFVEPSADPIFDYNKRYDFCAMIPLQLKHTIDSTKNIKTIIIGGSKITKPLLEKIKVSRSKFYETYGMTETVTHVAVRSLQSKTTNGETYFSALANVNFEQDERQCLIINAPKLVEGALVTNDIVDLKSETSFNLLGRFDNVINSGGIKLFPEQIEDKLQSVIDERYIVAGESDVDLGEKLILIVENPTGSIEVIEDRIKQLKGLTKYEIPKKIYKADKLIETASGKIQRNKTIKAVLG from the coding sequence ATGACACCTAAGTTCAATAAAGTTCATAATCGCTTTAAGTTTAATGGACTTCATTTTAATCATGAAGAGTTAAAAGAGGTTGCTTATAGCCTTATTAAAGAAGGTGAACAATATGAAAAAGTTACAGGTAATTTTTTAATTGATTGGTTAAACGAGAAGAATTATTTGCATATGAATTCTTCAGGTTCTACAGGCCAACCAAAACGAATTAAATTATCTAAACAGGCTATGGTGAATTCTGCTATTGCAACAGGTGATTTTTTTGGATTAAAGCCTGGATATAAAGCGTTACATTGCCTGCCAAGTCATTATATAGCTGGTAAAATGATGTTTGTGCGTGCCTTAGTACTTGGACTAGAAATTGATTTTGTAGAGCCAAGTGCAGATCCGATTTTCGACTATAATAAGCGCTATGATTTTTGTGCTATGATTCCTTTACAATTAAAGCACACAATTGATTCTACAAAGAATATCAAAACCATAATCATTGGTGGATCAAAAATAACCAAACCATTATTAGAAAAGATTAAAGTAAGTAGGTCAAAGTTTTATGAAACTTATGGTATGACGGAAACTGTGACTCATGTTGCTGTGCGTTCATTACAATCTAAAACGACTAATGGAGAAACTTATTTTAGCGCGTTAGCTAATGTAAATTTTGAACAAGATGAAAGACAATGTTTAATTATTAATGCTCCTAAATTAGTAGAAGGAGCTTTAGTTACTAACGATATTGTCGATTTAAAATCTGAAACTAGTTTTAATTTATTAGGACGTTTTGACAATGTTATTAATTCTGGTGGAATAAAATTATTTCCTGAGCAAATAGAAGACAAATTACAATCTGTAATAGATGAACGTTATATAGTAGCAGGAGAATCTGATGTCGATCTTGGCGAAAAACTCATCTTAATAGTTGAAAATCCAACAGGCTCTATTGAAGTTATAGAAGACAGAATTAAGCAGTTAAAAGGCTTAACAAAATATGAAATCCCTAAGAAGATTTATAAAGCAGATAAGCTAATTGAAACTGCAAGCGGTAAAATTCAGCGTAATAAAACCATAAAAGCAGTTCTTGGATAG
- a CDS encoding CPBP family intramembrane glutamic endopeptidase, which translates to MNYIQQAYKGQRELWMFILTTILVAGIFLANFVVYLTSDPGELDAAMELFKDWPSSIFLIINLLPFAFLLGLLFVLVKFIHQRSILSLTTARSKVDFKRILFSFLMVCTFTLVAFGIGYYMDSSEIVFQFNAGKFAILFLISILLFPLQIGLEEYLFRGYLMQHVGVLVKNKWFPLILTSVLFGIAHSANPEIGAIGFWKMMIFYIGTGLLLGIMTLMDDGLELALGWHLGNNLLASLLVTADWTALQTDAVFKSTADPSMSMISEIIFPVLIIYPIMLLILSKKYDWKNWQDRLFGKVTAPPKEDYKIIE; encoded by the coding sequence ATGAATTATATACAACAAGCATATAAAGGGCAACGTGAATTATGGATGTTTATACTAACAACAATTTTAGTTGCTGGTATTTTTCTTGCTAATTTTGTAGTTTATTTAACTTCTGATCCAGGTGAATTAGATGCTGCAATGGAACTATTTAAGGATTGGCCATCCAGTATATTTTTAATCATTAATTTATTACCGTTTGCATTTTTGCTTGGACTCTTATTTGTATTGGTGAAATTTATACACCAACGTAGTATTTTATCGTTGACTACAGCACGGTCAAAAGTAGATTTTAAGAGGATTCTATTCTCATTTTTAATGGTTTGTACATTTACATTAGTCGCTTTTGGAATAGGTTATTATATGGATTCTTCTGAGATTGTTTTTCAATTTAATGCAGGTAAATTTGCCATACTATTTTTGATAAGCATTCTACTTTTTCCATTGCAAATTGGTTTAGAAGAATACCTTTTTAGAGGGTATTTAATGCAACATGTTGGTGTTTTGGTTAAGAATAAATGGTTTCCTTTAATATTAACTTCTGTATTATTTGGAATCGCACACTCAGCTAATCCAGAAATTGGAGCTATCGGATTCTGGAAAATGATGATTTTCTATATAGGTACAGGCTTGTTATTGGGTATAATGACTTTGATGGATGATGGATTAGAACTTGCTTTGGGATGGCATTTAGGTAATAATTTATTAGCATCTTTATTAGTCACAGCAGATTGGACAGCTTTGCAGACAGATGCAGTTTTTAAAAGTACAGCAGATCCTTCGATGAGTATGATTTCTGAAATTATATTCCCTGTGCTAATTATTTATCCAATTATGCTACTAATATTGTCAAAAAAATATGACTGGAAAAATTGGCAAGATCGTTTATTCGGAAAAGTTACAGCACCACCAAAAGAAGATTACAAAATAATAGAATAA